The following is a genomic window from Spartobacteria bacterium.
CTTGTAATACCAAGGTTTGCCCCTTCATCTGGGCACGATAACCTACACCATTGATCTCGAGTTGCTTTTTATAACCATTCGAAACGCCTTCTATCATATTAGCGATATGACTTCTTGTCGTTCCATGTAACGCAATCGACCTTTTCTCTTCATTAATGCGCGTAACAATGACCTGATCCGCTTCAACGACTACGCTGATGCAATCGGGCACTTGCCGGCTCATTTCTCCGAGTTTTCCCTTCACTGTGATCGTGTCCGCGTTTAGCGTGACTTCCACCCCAGCAGGAATAGTTATTGGCTTTTTACCTACTCGTGACATAACACTTTATTCCTTAATTTCTCTATATTACCAAATATTGCAAAGTACTTCGCCGCCCACATTATTTTTGCGAGCATCTTCGTCGGTCATAATACCGGACGATGTACTTAGAATTGCAATACCCAGTCCGCCCAAAACCTTCTTAATGCTTTTGGGAGATACATACTGGCGTAAACCAGGTCTACTGACACGCTTCAACCCGGTGATGACCGGCTGAAGTTTTTGATCATATTTTAAATGTATAGTTAGTGACCTTTTTCCATCCTGCTCATCGGTCATATAATCGATGATGTAGCCTTCGCGTTTCAATATGCGCGCCAATTCACTTTTCATACGTGAGTATGGCATGTCCACTCTATTTTTTCCGCTCATACCAGCATTACGGATTCGAGTCAGCATGTCTGCGATCGGATCTGAAATATTCATAACCTCTCCATTGATTACCAACTGGCTTTAATTACGCCAGGTATTTTTCCTTCAGAGGCAAGTTCCCTGAAACAAATACGACATAGCTGGAATTTGCGCATGTATGCACGCGGTCTTCCACAGCATTGACAACGGTGATAGTCTCTCACCGGGAACTTTGAGCCTCTTTTCGCTTTCGCAATCAGTGATTTCTTAGCCAAGGGACGTCCTCTTCTTTCCTTAT
Proteins encoded in this region:
- a CDS encoding 50S ribosomal protein L6 translates to MSRVGKKPITIPAGVEVTLNADTITVKGKLGEMSRQVPDCISVVVEADQVIVTRINEEKRSIALHGTTRSHIANMIEGVSNGYKKQLEINGVGYRAQMKGQTLVLQVGFSHPVEYLIPDGITITVPDPTNITVDGCDKQLVGLVGSRIRSFYPAEPYKGKGIKYKGEQIRRKAGKTVA
- a CDS encoding 30S ribosomal protein S8, whose amino-acid sequence is MNISDPIADMLTRIRNAGMSGKNRVDMPYSRMKSELARILKREGYIIDYMTDEQDGKRSLTIHLKYDQKLQPVITGLKRVSRPGLRQYVSPKSIKKVLGGLGIAILSTSSGIMTDEDARKNNVGGEVLCNIW
- a CDS encoding type Z 30S ribosomal protein S14 — translated: MAKKSLIAKAKRGSKFPVRDYHRCQCCGRPRAYMRKFQLCRICFRELASEGKIPGVIKASW